ATTTTAACTGCTTAGTgttataaaagtagaaaattactttttaatttctatcgtatagaaaaattcactaattagtgtattgattttgaaaaatacattaaaatatttcagatattttagaaaatctattaattaattcttccattgattttaattattaagtattgtaaaaaaattttaaatgcccCTCAATACaaagagattaattagtaaatattttcacaaaattaaaggattaactaataaattttctcataccatatgaactaaataataaatacttaaatGCTAGAATTAATATAAGGACTAATtagcttatttttatttttaatacattaaagatgttttagtgtattttttaaaattgagggacctaaattttttcaaatcataGAGATTCAATAATAAAGTtttctgataaaaaaatttaatattcctCAAGATGGACTAATTAGtgaacatttcattaaaattgaggatcaattaatgagttttttcggAGCGACTCTCATTTTGACCCCTAAATTATtaaagaatatttaatttttttaaaaattaagttttggACTCAATTTGCCCGAACCTTTTAGATTAGGATcaaattttctttgttttggacaaaatatattaaaataataattttttaatttataataataatatttttaagcaTAGTTTACCTTATCATTCTGTTTCTCCTTGATTGAAATATCAATTAAGCACCATTGAGAAGTATGTACTCTTatagagattcgagttctttaTAGCCTTATTGCTGTGAGTATGTGAGTTACTCTTTGAATTACGTTGTTGGATTTCTTATGAGATTTAAACTTTTaacttgaaattttattaattataggactgatatataatatttgttaataatggtGAAATTTGGATTTTGTGGTTAAATTTATTCTGAGATTTATCATGAAATTTTAACATTTGATTTTCAAAGTGTGCGAACTgatgaattgattttgatttggtttaattcatttttaactttgattcagtttgattaacCAACAAATTGTACACCaataaattattagttattatttttaaattataataataaatataaaattaatgtgttattattaagaattttaaaaactattattttaatatattttgaccAAAAATAGGCAAATTTGATTCTAATTTAAAAGGCTGAGGTAAATTGAGTCCAAAACTTAATTTTGGACAAAATTGAACATTGCCCCATAGTTTAGAggcaaaaataagaaaaaaaataagatttcttctaaatatttaataattaaaactaataaaatgactaattaataaattttttaaaattttatgattgttttaatgtattttttaaaattgaataatcattatagtaaatttttttataataacaaaataaaaatatatttcaaaaattaattgaatgcaaatatattttaaaaatattaattgataaagatgaaaaattaaattatgataatatgataaaatttataaagaaaaataatgattTAATAAAATCTGTAGAaagttttagttttttattttaaaagtatttttattgaatagtaaaaataaaaatatataaacaaaatttgttattatttatttatttttatcaaataaaaaacaaaaaagtaaaaaactaTAACGAAAACGAACATCCCTTAGTTGCCTTGTTTTAACCTTGAGGACTTGGAAGTTTGGAACCTTAGTGAGGTCATAGAGCTGACTCTGTGGAAGACACTATTTCTTATGGGTCCAGTTACAAGACCCAAGGCTATCATAAAGCTGGATGTATATTGTGAAGAGAAGTGAAAAGGATAGGCCTCTGTTGGATATTTGGGGCCTTCATCCCAAGTTGAGCTTTGGTAAGAAGCCCAAGAGATGTGTTGACACAAGCAACCCCAATTGTAAGTTTATGAAGACGTTTTCAACCCCAATTATAAATTATCCTTCATACAAGATGTGTAGCTGCTCTTCATGAAATTTCAGTGTTGTTTTATTCCCTGCCTGATGCGTGCTTGTGTTGGAAGTCATCTATTGATTCATAATACTTAACGATGTGGATTTTGGTGGAGCTGGAAGTAGAAGCTGATGACCGAGCTAAGGTCGAGTCATAGAGAAGGAAACAGATCCAAAACCCATTAGAGCTCACCAATCAGATCGATCCATCAACACACCATTCAATTCGCGACTGTGCAGATCGGACTGACCGATAGTTCTATCTCGACGTTTGATGTGACGGGGAGTAGAAGGTTAGGCCTAGTTATACTACGACTCTATTAGCACGCGCGCTTGCCACGACCCTATCAGCATGGGGCACTAAAGGAGTATTAAATGGTCACCTGACAAGAATGAACAGGTTTGTGTAATAGAGACAGACAAAAACAAGTGACACTATAGTAGAGTGGCAGTTATGCGTCattagaaaataaagaaaaaagaataaaagagggGATGTGACATcttaaattaaacttttctaTACACTCAACTAAATcatattttttctaaatatgATATTCTcttctaaaattatattttttctaaatttcagAACATTCACGCGCTAACTCAAAATGACAATTCCAAGAAAAAGCCTCAAACAAAGTTGAAGCTCTTATCTATATAACTACAAGACAAATAGATGCTGATGGAAACTATTGGAAATCTCAATCCTTTGTTCCCTATAAGCTAAGCTTGAGCTTCCTTTTCTTGCTTCCTTTACTTGTAGGTAAGAACCTCTGAATGAGGATTGACATTAACATTGTACTTCGCTATTGAACATCTTTCATATAATACTTAATTTTACCTTAGCAGTTGGTGGGGtgtttaatttaatcaattaattttttgtccaaagatctaaaaatcaagaaattaagtttcttaatttttaggctGAATCAAGAAAGTAAGAAATTTAACCAAGAAATTCAGACTAATTTTTAGGTTAAAACTgaatttaaattcaaactttttgagattaatttaaaaaaaaataaaaatgaactaAATTAAACTTTGTAGACAGtgcaattaaatatttaactgATGTATGCTAGATTGAAAGCAAAGTGCAAGTAAAGGAGATCCGAGTGTTGCTCAAAGCTGGTGGAATGACGAACAAAGCAATAGCTGGTCCGGCGGGATTGCAGATCTTCGATTAAGCGGCCGACGAGATGGTGTGCCGTTGCTCAAAGCTGATATTCAAGGTGTTGCTTGGCCAAGGCTTGTAAAAGAGATGCGAGTGTTGACCAAAACTCCTCCAAGCTTTTGTATATGAGAGGGGGACTGATCATCAACGAAGGATTTTTAACGTGCAGTGGTGGATTTTCCATTTTCACACAGCAAATAAGCTTATTTGCTAGTTTCTTaagtttcattaaaaaaataaaattaaaaaaaaagaaaagaaatcatCTTTATATCTATATAGCTCTAATGTGAAAGGTTGgaactagaaaagaaaaaagattatGCTACTCGAATGAATGgtggaagaaaaggaaaaaaaaagttgagggtattttttttaaaggtatTTCTTAATGTAGtttcttttgttattattaGTATACAAATGTTATATTCTGCTGGTGGGTTGGTGTCTTGTGTAGAAAAAGAATTAGCTAAGTGCTTGTAGCCCTTTTGATTAGGTGGCTGATGTGAGCTTAATCTTTATCTAATGGTCCATGAATCAAATAcccataattattattattattattatttttaatgacaaaaagatgaacTGAAAAGGGTGTTTGGCTAAGATCCAACTTTGATAAAACAAGATTATTTGGTTCATCAACTTTGAAACTTAGTTTGGTTTTCACTTTCAGACCCATGTGATGTggtctatattttttaatgttaggGCAATTTGCTTGCGGCCTTTTGACTTTTTTGCTCTTTCTTATCTTcttcttactttttttttttccccttaatttaatagaaaaaaaattaaaatatttgcaaACTTTTAGATTTCAAATGAAGGGTTCACAAAAAATCTTAGAAAAGATATGTCAAGGGAGAGAAAAGATTTTGTAAATTCAATAGAGAATGAGTTTATTTCTGGTAATGGATTGAATTTCATCTATACAAACAAGGAATTAATTGACATGATAACACTACACTAATGAACACAAAACATGAATCTTTGTGTTTTTCGTTGTAAAGATCAAAGAAGTTTTAAAACTCACAGGCCAAGAAATCATCATCAACTTCTATGTATCAATGGGAGTATTAATCCAACTGAGGCTGCCTGCATGAACAACAGCTTGAAACCATTTAGGGATCCCTTGTAATGAAAGCTCTTTAAACTTTCCATGATTTGGGTCATAAGTAACAAGAACTCTGCTTTTGTACTCCAACAAAACCTCACCATTTTGCAGAAGGCCTAACACTCTAACAACTCTTCCATTCAAAGAATTCTTCCAAATCTTTGAAGGCCTATCAAGATTTTGCTTCAATCCCTTTGGCATGTAAGTTCCAATACTGTATTCTTTTACCCAAGTCTCCTTCACATTATACTCTTTCATCACCCAAATCTCCAATCTTCCATAGCTGCAATACACAGCAGCAGCAAGACACCCCCTCAGCACCACAAGGTGGTAGTTGCATCTACTCAGGCCGCCGCAGTCTGGCTTTGGGACTTCCCTGAATTGCTCATCAGCTAAGTCAAATGAGACTAGCCGCCGAGCAGGGTTATATCTCCGGGGTCGACTAACCCAATGAAGTCTTCCATTAACTAAGGCCTCAGACGGGCGGCGAACGAGCTGGTATGATATCTTGCCTAGACTTCGCCACTTGGGGCTGCCTAGAGTTAGAATTTGAACTTCAGATTGTGGATACACGAGCCTACGGGCTCGAGGGTAAGTACTATGACCATTCCTATAGTAAACAATCTTTACTACCTTGTATTCCTGAGTTTTTGGATGGAATCCGAACCCAAAAACAACTTCTTGGTCAGGATATTTCAGCGATTTTGGGAGCTCTACATGGTTCCTAGTGAAAGGGTTGTAAATATAAACAGCATCATTGTAAAGCGAGTCAGCTAAACAAAGCAAACCATTACAGGAACCTACCACATCGAATTCTGGCATCATAGGCCAAAAGGGTACATTGATTCTTTTTACCTTGTCTTTTCCTTGGTCTGGAGCAGCAGCAAAATCCACGAAGTAAATCTGGTTCCTGATGGGAAAATCGCAGTGAAGAATCAGACAAGGATCGTTGTTGGTTGTGGTAGAGAGATAGAATCTCACAAGGTGAGGATCTTTAGCTAAGGCTCTCCAAGCTTTACAAACACACTTGAATTGCACCAAAGAAGATATGGGTAATCTTGAAAGAATATCATGGATGATCTCATGTGGTAGATGTTCCATTGCAGTTGATGGTGGATCATCTTGATCAGGGTTGATtttcatcttcctcctcctcttgcCATGGTTTTCAACATACAACAACTCCATGACTCGGAGGGAGGAAATTTCTgcagaagaagagaaaaataagGATCAAAAGACTAGGAGATAGAGATAAACATGGTGGACTTTAATAAGATGAAGTAAATGTTAAAGAAGCAGACGGGAACTACAAGGAAAATTGGTGGTGATGTATGGGATCCACCATCAATGAAAAATtctccaagaaaaaaaaaaaataaaaagatggtTTTCTCTTTCACATTGGGGGAAAGTAAATTGATGGATCTAACAATCACCACCGTTCAAATCCAGCATAAAAGTTACATATGATATGCAGAAAATGCAAAATTTATGAATCCTATTCTTTGTCAATGGATACATGTCCCCACTGATAAGGACCCTGTAACATTTTGTCTTCAATAACAAGAAGAAATCTGacaaaagataatatatatatacatttctttctttctttctttctttactgCTATTGTATGTGACAATACAGAGAGTTTTGTATAAGCAGATGCCAGGAATCATCCctgtgaaagaaaagaaaaatattatagaaaaaaggacccacaaaattaaaaaatgttaaaaaatcaTGGAGAGCATAGTTGATGTGCAAAGTACAAAATGCATAAAAGGAAGTAGCCAAACCAAACCCTACAAATATTTACCTCAGGAAGACATTTCACAATCATCAATCTGCATGTAGTCTTTATCATAAACCTCCAAAAACATGAcagtaattaataataataataataataaagaaaggcCATGTGATTATGTTTACAAGAAATTTCTAGGAAGAGTGGTTATTTAACCTGTATTGTTTGTCCATTAGCAATTCATAAAAATTTGGTGATTGCAAGTTTTCTCTTGCAAGGGAAGTTAATTCCTAAGGGCTTGGGAAAATTTTATAGTAGGAGATTTAGATTTCTACTGAGATTGTGGAAATTTCTTGAATAGATTAATTTTATCCAGGTAGACCTTATCATTTGATTTCAATGCAAtagcttaattttaatttacatccactatattatttattttatattttattttcttaaaaagagAAGACAACTTTTgtctattttctttatttaattagatattttctttcatcatttattcttttaattttttttattttctgctattctcattttcctttaatttttttattcttttctctttttttttcttaatttttatcttttctcttattaattttatcatttctcttttttctcattttattttcttttctgttaTTTCTTTTCCTTAATTATCTTCCATTTTCTCGCTTTGTCACTTCTCTTTttacattgttttttttttcatttttattttctatcattttctttccttttctcccattttcttttatttttttataaatttattcacTTTCACTTTTTTAAATGCAAAtcaatttgttaatatatttttctgttatttaatttgattaattttacttttgtaataattaattttttttaaataaatacatatttaaaaataataaaataactataaatttcaaaatttaaatactaatgtaatactaaaatttattactttaataattttatttttttaaatttactaagatttcaaattatttagtaagtGCACTAAGATATTTAATATTCCACCtacatattatataatttgttaATTCAAAATCCCTTAGTCATTTGTTGATGAATTATCAATGAACTTACAAATCAATTAGTAAAAAGTTACTGATAACCGTTGGGTTACTGAAATTCACAGTGGAGTCAAGTCGGATTCAAAACTTACTAGAATCTATTATGCAGGTTGACCCATTAGTACATAATCCGGTTCACAGTTGAAGCAGGTCGGACTGATCGGAGCCCAAACTGATCAGAGAAGATTCCAGCTCATCTGATATGATGGGGAGTAGGGGAGCAAGTTCAGCTATAACACGACCCTATAAGTACGagcattagaaaaaaattaaatggtcacTTGACAATGGTAGGTAGACACGTATACCCATACGTACGGCTCTGTATGATAGCAATATGTGATATTGTATAAAGTGGCGATTATACGTCActagagaataaaaaaaaaataaaagagggagACGTGACCtattaaaactaaatttattcATTCATACTAAAATTCTACCTCTTTCtaaatctcagatcatcactgaaatttacaataataaacaaatatctattaataattCATGAAAAAcgtattttactattaaatttttaattataaatagaaattttATAGTGAAAATTTATCATAACAActtattattctattttttttaaaggaagaaaatattaaaataattattacgtagataataaaatttagtgtcatatcaaaaaacaaaaattacataaaaatttatattttccaCTTTGTATCCATAATTATGATATATATGAAGGAAAATATAACTTATAtttctttatttgttttttaaagaatagataatatatatttcaattaaaaatttataatagcaactttaatatatattcttCCTTT
This genomic interval from Manihot esculenta cultivar AM560-2 chromosome 12, M.esculenta_v8, whole genome shotgun sequence contains the following:
- the LOC110628795 gene encoding F-box protein At3g07870, with amino-acid sequence MELLYVENHGKRRRKMKINPDQDDPPSTAMEHLPHEIIHDILSRLPISSLVQFKCVCKAWRALAKDPHLVRFYLSTTTNNDPCLILHCDFPIRNQIYFVDFAAAPDQGKDKVKRINVPFWPMMPEFDVVGSCNGLLCLADSLYNDAVYIYNPFTRNHVELPKSLKYPDQEVVFGFGFHPKTQEYKVVKIVYYRNGHSTYPRARRLVYPQSEVQILTLGSPKWRSLGKISYQLVRRPSEALVNGRLHWVSRPRRYNPARRLVSFDLADEQFREVPKPDCGGLSRCNYHLVVLRGCLAAAVYCSYGRLEIWVMKEYNVKETWVKEYSIGTYMPKGLKQNLDRPSKIWKNSLNGRVVRVLGLLQNGEVLLEYKSRVLVTYDPNHGKFKELSLQGIPKWFQAVVHAGSLSWINTPIDT